One Vespa crabro chromosome 1, iyVesCrab1.2, whole genome shotgun sequence genomic region harbors:
- the LOC124423117 gene encoding monocarboxylate transporter 12-B-like: MARASMSSISEITKKEETNKNSKLKDNVGEVYSLMENHSLRIPALAKPPDGGWGWFVVFASFLIHVITDGVTYSFGVFYLELLYYFEEGKGATAWIASILVGVTLCSGPISGSFVNKYGCRAVTIAGSIFASACLLASVWASSIIMLYFTIGFGTGLGFGLIYLPAIVSVTCYFEKYRSLATGIAVCGSGLGTLIFAPCLESLISNYGWRGAMMICSGIVLNCIILGAFFRPLEISMLKKNHNSKGISEKLQSINKSSTFTKRQERSDEVINPENNIKFNVVNFEKKVMPSSMRTALSQPILITKVSSHHKESLIRTFGSSEETKCHNGLHHGSLENIRNYFKSLIVDNKEDIIPLDTYSKNISNIGKIKRTENNMALPSKSEKKINVLQEIMDTSLLKNPLFIIFTLSNFCTSIGFNVPYVYLLPQAEERGINKSLASYLLAIIGVANTLGRIILGYISDKPWINRLLVYNICLTVCGIATILSTFCTNFTAFAFYCIIYGFTAGAYVGLTSVILVDLLGLNRLTNAFGLLLLFQGFASLLGPPVAGWLYDGLASYDPGFYTAGSMIAISGLMLFFIPVLQQKENAKESNRLSIMNSQSA, encoded by the exons ATGGCTCGCGCGAGTATGAGCTCCATATCGGAGATAACAAAGAAGGAGGAAACTAATAAGAACAgcaaattaaaagataatgtCGGTGAAGTTTATTCGTTAATGGAAAATCATTCCTTGAGAATTCCCGCTTTAGCAAAACCACCGGACGGAGGATGGGGCTGGTTTGTCGTCTTCGCATCTTTTCTCATACACGTTATCA CCGATGGAGTGACCTATTCTTTCGGTGTATTTTATTTGGAACTTCTTTATTACTTCGAGGAGGGAAAAGGTGCTACTGCCTGGATTGCTTCGATACTCGTCGGGGTAACTTTGTGTTCAG GTCCGATATCTGGATCTTTTGTGAATAAATATGGTTGTCGAGCGGTTACTATAGCTGGCTCGATTTTCGCCAGTGCTTGTCTATTAGCCAGTGTCTGGGCAAGTAGTATCATTATGTTATACTTTACCATTGGCTTTGGAACAG GTTTGGGCTTtggattaatatatttaccagCCATAGTAAGCGTTACTTGTTACTTCGAAAAGTATCGTTCTTTAGCAACAGGTATAGCGGTTTGTGGTTCAGGTTTAGGAACTCTTATTTTTGCTCCTTGTTTGGAATCTCTTATATCAAATTATGGATGGAGAGGAGCAATGATGATATGTTCCGGTATTGTTTTGAATTGTATTATACTTGGAGCATTTTTCAGACCACttgaaatttcaatgcttAAAAAGAATCATAATTCAAAG GGCATATCTGAAAAACTacaaagtataaataaatcttctaCGTTTACTAAACGACAAGAACGTTCGGATGAAGTAATCAATCCggaaaacaatataaaattcaatgtagttaactttgaaaagaaagttatgccAAGTAGTATGAGGACTGCTTTAAGTCAGCCTATATTAATTACTAAAGTCAGCAGTCACCATAAAGAATCACTTATAAGAACATTTGGAAGTAGCGAAGAAACCAAGTGCCATAATGGATTACATCACGGCAGTCTGGAGAACATTCGTAATTATTT TAAATCTTTGATTGTTGATAATAAAGAGGACATTATTCCTCTAGATACATActctaaaaatatatcaaacatAGGTAAAATTAAAAGGACTGAAAATAATATGGCGTTACCCTctaaatctgaaaaaaaaatcaatgtacTTCAAGAGATTATGGACACTTCTCTATTAAAGAATCCtttgttcattatttttactctttccAATTTTTGTACCAGTATTGGATTTAATGTGCCTTATGTATATCTACtg ccACAAGCAGAAGAAcgaggaataaataaaagtttagCTAGTTATTTACTTGCAATTATTGGAGTAGCCAATACTTTAGGTCGTATTATTTTGGGATATATATCTGATAAGCCATGGATCAATCGACTCCTTGTATACAATATTTGTCTCACGGTCTGTGGAATAG CTACAATATTGAGCACTTTTTGTACCAATTTTACTGCTTTTgcattttattgtattatttatggtTTTACTGCTGGAGCATACGTAGGCCTTACTTCCGTTATTCTAGTAGATTTATTAGGCTTAAATCGTCTTACAAATGCTTTTGGactgttattacttttccAAGGCTTTGCATCTCTTCTTGGACCACCTGTAGcag GTTGGTTATACGATGGACTTGCTTCATACGACCCTGGTTTTTATACTGCAGGCAGTATGATCGCTATTAGTGGTttgatgttattttttattcctgtacttcaacaaaaagaaaatgcaaaagaATCTAATAGATTAAGTATTATGAATTCTCAATCAGCATAG